In Marinomonas posidonica IVIA-Po-181, a single window of DNA contains:
- the infC gene encoding translation initiation factor IF-3 — protein MNRGRAASKQRPQINENIRATEVRLIAADGEQIGVVSIEEALKAAQEASLDLVQIADSDPVVCKIMDYGKHIFEQKKAKAAQKKNAKQIQVKEMKFRPGTEEGDYQVKLRNLIRFLEGGDKAKVSLRYRGREMAHQELGMQLMNRVAQDLEEYGAVEQAAKMEGRQLTMVLGPKKKK, from the coding sequence ATGAATCGTGGACGTGCCGCTAGCAAGCAGCGTCCTCAAATCAACGAGAACATTCGAGCAACCGAAGTGCGTCTAATCGCAGCTGATGGTGAACAAATTGGTGTTGTATCGATTGAAGAGGCGCTTAAAGCAGCTCAAGAAGCGAGCCTTGACTTAGTGCAAATTGCTGACTCAGATCCAGTTGTTTGTAAAATTATGGATTACGGTAAGCATATTTTTGAGCAGAAGAAAGCCAAAGCTGCTCAGAAAAAGAATGCGAAGCAAATCCAGGTTAAAGAAATGAAATTCCGTCCAGGGACGGAGGAAGGGGATTATCAGGTAAAACTCCGCAACCTGATACGTTTCCTTGAAGGCGGGGATAAGGCCAAAGTATCACTAAGATACCGCGGTCGTGAAATGGCCCATCAGGAGCTTGGTATGCAGCTTATGAATCGAGTCGCTCAAGACTTAGAGGAATATGGTGCAGTAGAGCAAGCTGCGAAAATGGAAGGTCGTCAATTGACTATGGTGCTAGGCCCCAAAAAGAAGAAGTGA
- the pheS gene encoding phenylalanine--tRNA ligase subunit alpha, with the protein MENLKQILADALSAVEASESESALDDVRVHYLGKKGALTALLKQLGNVSAEDRPKFGQLVNEAKGQVQEKLNARKGDLAKAALNAKLATETIDISLSGKGDDVGGLHPVTRTMDRIETFFRGIGFDVAAGPEIEDDYHNFEALNIPAHHPARAMQDTFYFNPNTVLRTHTSPVQVRTMETSQPPIRIICPGRVYRCDSDQTHTPMFHQVEGLLIDENISFADLKGILHEFLNVFFEDDLKVRFRPSYFPFTEPSIEVDIMRTNSKGEESWLEVLGCGMVHPKVLEMSGIDPEKYTGFAFGMGVERFAMLRYKVDDLRMFFENDLRFLKQFK; encoded by the coding sequence ATGGAGAACCTAAAGCAGATTCTTGCTGATGCGCTAAGCGCAGTAGAAGCATCTGAAAGTGAGTCCGCGTTAGATGATGTGCGTGTACATTATCTGGGTAAAAAAGGCGCACTGACCGCTTTGTTAAAACAACTTGGTAATGTTTCAGCCGAAGATCGACCTAAATTTGGTCAATTGGTGAATGAAGCAAAAGGACAAGTTCAAGAAAAGCTAAATGCTCGTAAAGGTGATCTTGCCAAAGCCGCCTTGAATGCAAAGTTAGCCACTGAAACAATTGACATCTCTTTGTCTGGTAAAGGCGATGATGTTGGTGGTTTGCACCCTGTTACGAGAACCATGGATCGTATTGAAACTTTCTTTCGGGGCATAGGTTTTGATGTGGCTGCGGGGCCAGAAATCGAAGATGATTATCATAACTTCGAAGCGTTGAATATTCCGGCGCACCATCCAGCGCGTGCGATGCAGGATACTTTCTATTTTAACCCTAATACGGTCCTGAGAACCCATACCTCGCCTGTTCAGGTACGTACTATGGAAACGTCTCAGCCGCCTATCCGAATTATTTGTCCGGGTCGTGTTTATCGTTGCGATTCTGACCAAACTCACACGCCTATGTTCCATCAAGTGGAAGGCTTGTTGATTGATGAGAATATTTCTTTCGCTGATTTGAAAGGTATTCTTCATGAGTTTTTGAATGTGTTTTTCGAAGACGATTTAAAAGTGCGTTTTCGACCAAGCTATTTCCCATTTACAGAACCGTCCATCGAAGTGGACATCATGCGTACCAACAGCAAGGGCGAAGAGTCTTGGTTGGAGGTGTTAGGTTGTGGCATGGTGCATCCAAAAGTATTGGAAATGTCAGGTATTGATCCGGAAAAATACACTGGATTTGCTTTTGGTATGGGTGTTGAGCGTTTTGCCATGCTGCGTTACAAGGTAGATGACTTGCGTATGTTCTTTGAAAACGACTTACGTTTCCTCAAGCAGTTTAAGTAA
- the rplT gene encoding 50S ribosomal protein L20 produces MPRVKRGVQARRRHKKILKQAKGYYGARSRVFRVAKQAVIKAGQYQYRDRRQRKRQFRALWIARINAAARLNGLSYSRFIAGLKKATIEIDRKVLADLAVYEKEVFAAIVEKAKASLA; encoded by the coding sequence ATGCCTCGCGTAAAACGTGGTGTTCAGGCTCGTCGCCGTCACAAGAAGATTTTAAAGCAAGCTAAAGGTTACTACGGTGCACGTAGCCGTGTATTTCGTGTAGCTAAACAAGCTGTCATCAAAGCTGGTCAATACCAATACCGTGACCGTCGTCAGCGTAAGCGTCAATTCCGCGCATTGTGGATTGCTCGTATCAACGCAGCGGCTCGTCTAAATGGTTTGTCTTACAGCCGTTTCATTGCTGGTCTTAAGAAAGCCACAATTGAAATCGACCGTAAAGTTTTGGCTGATCTAGCTGTGTACGAGAAAGAAGTTTTTGCAGCGATCGTTGAAAAAGCGAAAGCAAGCTTGGCTTAA
- the rpmI gene encoding 50S ribosomal protein L35 codes for MSKIKSHSGAAKRFKRTANGFKHKQSHTSHILTKKSTKRKRHLRSLNQVAQSDKALIVRMLPYV; via the coding sequence ATGTCCAAAATTAAGTCACACAGTGGCGCAGCTAAGCGCTTCAAACGTACCGCGAATGGTTTTAAGCATAAGCAGTCTCATACTAGTCACATTTTGACTAAGAAATCGACTAAGCGTAAACGTCATCTTCGTTCTTTGAACCAAGTTGCACAAAGCGACAAAGCGTTAATTGTACGCATGTTGCCATACGTTTAA
- a CDS encoding bifunctional diguanylate cyclase/phosphodiesterase, with amino-acid sequence MSLLDNKQLLNLIRYAPVVVVFVFALAVNLIAIKDNRDQAELSIQNLREELILQRKDSIRSQVHQVYKQVLLEKSQSESELKDLSKQRVYEAFGIANHIYAQNLGKPKAEVSKLIVEALRPIRFFDGRGYFFIIANDGTVIMNSAHPSLEGKNAWNLQNSRGHFITRKMLKLTGERNEGPLKWHYKKPDSIDDQETEKVGYLKKFEPYNWSIGTGEYLTDFEEGVKTSLLKWFSGYEYGDNGYFFVIQRNGTLLAHHRNDFLGLNLSVGSKLDHELMKNISTQVKNGGGYVRFSKPLTLSGNASLEQVSYVKEIKEWNWIIGTGFSAQTFEKHIREKEEQLIELNNQSLIRLVYLTIISMVLLTFSSLYVGNLIARRFGIFQSKIKADFTELNNTKNKMEYMALHDALTGLPNRILMLRDIEEKIQLSNRKGEKLAIMFVDLDNFKNVNDLYGHYAGDLLLEVVAERFKAFMDLHSSVSRFGGDEFVFCFSSLKNKAEAQAKVKLINEALFSPVIIEGRTLNVSCTIGVSMCPDDSVNPETLISQADTVLYKSKADKKGDFLFYSNCISKQIKRKMNIQNELLHAIEKDQLSLHYQPQMRAIDKKLVGVEALIRWKHPTLGDIFPDEFVSIAEETGGIHELGLFVFRRACEDICALSSNEEDAINLSVNISPVQLLEPDFGPIILDICHDVGIDPKRITLELTENIFIHRLDVVKPLLSKLRELGFALSLDDFGTGYSSLSYINSLPLTEIKIDRSFINKFLEIYQSDMLVRMIIEIGRLCGLLVVAEGVETKEQFQKLLSYGCNRVQGYYFARPLTIETLSETIAIFQSENESNHYLDK; translated from the coding sequence ATGTCATTACTTGATAACAAGCAATTATTAAATTTGATTCGGTACGCCCCAGTAGTGGTTGTATTTGTATTTGCATTAGCCGTAAACCTGATCGCAATTAAGGATAACCGTGATCAAGCCGAGCTAAGTATCCAAAACTTACGAGAAGAGCTTATTCTTCAGCGTAAAGACTCAATTCGGTCTCAGGTTCATCAAGTTTATAAGCAAGTTTTGCTTGAGAAGTCTCAATCAGAAAGCGAGCTGAAAGACCTTTCTAAACAACGTGTTTATGAAGCATTCGGAATCGCTAATCATATTTATGCTCAAAATCTAGGGAAGCCGAAAGCCGAGGTCAGTAAACTTATTGTTGAAGCTCTTAGGCCGATTCGCTTCTTTGATGGTCGAGGTTATTTTTTCATTATTGCTAATGATGGCACCGTTATTATGAACAGTGCCCATCCTAGCCTAGAAGGCAAGAATGCTTGGAATTTACAGAACAGTAGAGGCCATTTTATTACGCGTAAAATGCTGAAGTTGACAGGTGAAAGAAATGAGGGCCCGCTGAAATGGCATTATAAAAAACCAGATTCTATAGATGACCAAGAGACGGAAAAAGTCGGATACCTAAAGAAATTTGAGCCTTATAACTGGTCTATTGGTACTGGTGAGTATCTTACTGACTTTGAAGAGGGGGTGAAAACGTCATTGTTAAAATGGTTCTCAGGATATGAATATGGAGATAATGGTTATTTTTTTGTTATTCAGCGTAATGGGACTTTATTAGCACATCATAGAAACGATTTCTTAGGTTTAAATCTATCGGTCGGGAGCAAGCTCGACCATGAGTTGATGAAAAACATCTCGACTCAAGTCAAAAATGGTGGTGGATACGTTCGTTTTTCAAAGCCACTTACGTTAAGTGGTAATGCATCATTAGAGCAAGTGAGCTACGTCAAAGAAATAAAAGAGTGGAATTGGATTATTGGCACGGGCTTTAGTGCTCAAACGTTTGAAAAACACATACGAGAAAAAGAAGAGCAATTGATTGAATTAAATAATCAAAGCTTAATTCGATTGGTTTATCTCACGATTATCTCAATGGTTTTACTGACATTCTCTTCCTTGTATGTGGGCAACTTGATTGCAAGGCGTTTTGGCATTTTCCAAAGTAAGATAAAAGCCGATTTTACTGAGCTCAATAATACCAAAAATAAAATGGAATATATGGCGCTACATGATGCGTTAACGGGTCTGCCCAACCGTATTCTTATGCTTCGAGACATCGAAGAGAAAATTCAATTATCGAACCGGAAAGGCGAAAAACTAGCCATCATGTTTGTTGACTTGGATAATTTTAAGAATGTTAACGATCTGTATGGGCATTATGCAGGGGATTTATTGCTTGAAGTTGTGGCAGAAAGGTTTAAGGCATTTATGGACCTCCATAGCAGTGTTTCACGATTTGGTGGTGATGAATTTGTCTTCTGCTTTTCAAGTTTAAAGAACAAGGCTGAGGCACAAGCAAAAGTCAAATTAATAAATGAGGCTTTATTTTCGCCTGTCATTATAGAGGGTAGAACACTAAATGTAAGCTGTACTATTGGTGTGTCTATGTGTCCGGATGACAGTGTGAATCCGGAAACTTTAATCAGTCAGGCCGATACAGTACTGTATAAGTCTAAAGCGGATAAAAAAGGCGACTTTCTTTTCTACAGCAACTGTATCAGTAAGCAAATTAAGCGAAAAATGAACATCCAGAATGAGCTACTTCATGCCATTGAAAAGGATCAACTGTCACTACATTATCAACCGCAAATGAGAGCGATTGATAAAAAACTGGTTGGTGTCGAAGCCTTAATTCGTTGGAAACATCCAACATTGGGCGATATTTTTCCTGATGAATTTGTATCTATTGCGGAAGAAACAGGAGGCATTCACGAATTGGGCTTATTTGTGTTTAGAAGAGCATGTGAAGATATTTGTGCATTATCTTCAAATGAAGAGGACGCGATTAATTTATCTGTAAATATTTCCCCAGTACAACTGCTTGAACCCGATTTTGGCCCTATCATATTAGATATTTGCCATGATGTTGGTATTGATCCTAAACGTATTACTTTAGAGTTGACCGAAAATATATTTATTCATCGCTTAGACGTCGTAAAGCCCTTGTTAAGTAAACTTAGAGAGTTGGGTTTTGCGTTATCGTTAGACGACTTTGGCACAGGGTATTCTTCACTTAGTTATATCAATAGCTTACCACTCACTGAAATTAAGATAGACCGCTCATTTATCAATAAATTTTTGGAGATTTACCAAAGTGACATGTTGGTTCGTATGATTATTGAGATTGGACGTTTATGTGGTTTATTAGTCGTTGCAGAAGGTGTTGAAACAAAAGAGCAATTTCAAAAGCTATTGAGCTATGGTTGTAATCGAGTTCAGGGTTATTATTTTGCTCGCCCTTTAACCATAGAAACGTTATCTGAAACAATCGCAATATTTCAGTCTGAGAATGAATCCAATCATTATTTGGATAAATAA
- the pheT gene encoding phenylalanine--tRNA ligase subunit beta — MKVSENWLREWVNPNISSDDLVAQITMAGLEVDEVIPAAESFSGVVVGEILAAEPHPNADKLQVCRVSDGSEEFQVVCGAPNARPGIKIPFAKIGAVLGADFKIKKAKLRQVESFGMLCSASELGVSEDNDGIMELPLSAKAGEDFRAFLGLDDQIIDVDLTPNRSDCLSVAGLAREVGVLNKVDLTSVAIEVAEVTITDTFPVKVDATEACPRYLGRVIRGVNVTAETPLWMTEKLRRSGIRSIDPIVDITNYVMLELGQPMHAFDLANLNSSVVVRMAEAGEKIVLLDGQEVSLREDTMVIADEQAPLAIAGVMGGEGSGVNEQTQDIFLESAFFTPLALAGKARSYGLHTDSSHRFERGVDASLQEKAIERATQLVLEIAGGQVGPMTQAVNESALPVAAEVTLRRQKLDQYLAVSLDKDLVTDILTRLGLDMVEVTDQAWVTKAPSHRFDIAIEADLIEEVARIYGYDNLPSSMPTAAVNFTPLSESKTPIQSLRSTLVARGYQEAVTYSFIDPSLSKQFLPEIEPVPLENPISADMGVMRPSLIPGLVKAYLYNQNRQQSRVRLFETGRRFIGTVEALDELDQQLQISGLIAGSRHPEAWYHNNEKVDFYDLKSHVEALFEVNNGGQPTYQRSECEFLHPGRSADVYLDGQFVGMMGELHPQLAKSLGANQTLYVFDIALEAVLNARLPEYKAVSRFPEVRRDLALLVDRAVPVSELEKVIVESAGDAFKGVLVFDVYQGQGIDESQKSVALGLTWQHPSHTLSDEEVNNSVEQTVKALSEQLGAVVRG, encoded by the coding sequence ATGAAAGTTAGTGAGAATTGGCTAAGAGAGTGGGTCAATCCAAACATCAGTAGCGATGATTTGGTTGCTCAAATTACCATGGCCGGCTTGGAAGTAGACGAAGTAATTCCTGCTGCGGAGTCGTTCAGTGGCGTTGTTGTGGGTGAAATATTGGCCGCTGAGCCGCACCCTAATGCCGACAAATTGCAAGTGTGCCGTGTATCGGATGGTTCTGAAGAGTTCCAGGTAGTATGTGGTGCACCGAATGCGCGCCCAGGTATCAAGATTCCGTTTGCCAAAATTGGTGCGGTATTGGGTGCGGATTTTAAAATCAAAAAAGCGAAGCTGCGTCAGGTTGAGTCGTTTGGCATGTTGTGTTCCGCCTCTGAATTGGGTGTGAGTGAAGATAACGATGGCATTATGGAGTTACCGCTAAGCGCTAAAGCAGGTGAAGATTTCCGTGCTTTTCTTGGTCTAGATGATCAGATCATTGATGTTGATCTGACACCGAACCGCAGTGACTGCTTAAGTGTTGCAGGTTTGGCGCGCGAAGTTGGCGTGTTGAACAAAGTCGACCTTACATCTGTTGCGATTGAAGTGGCAGAGGTGACCATCACTGATACTTTCCCGGTGAAAGTCGATGCTACAGAAGCATGTCCTCGTTACCTTGGGCGTGTTATTCGCGGTGTTAACGTCACGGCAGAAACACCATTGTGGATGACAGAAAAACTGCGTCGCAGTGGTATTCGTTCCATTGATCCTATTGTCGACATTACTAATTACGTGATGTTGGAATTGGGTCAGCCAATGCACGCGTTTGACTTGGCGAATTTAAACAGCTCAGTGGTTGTGCGTATGGCTGAAGCGGGCGAGAAAATCGTACTGCTGGATGGTCAAGAGGTTAGCTTACGCGAAGACACCATGGTGATTGCAGATGAGCAAGCGCCGCTGGCTATTGCCGGCGTGATGGGGGGGGAAGGTTCTGGTGTAAACGAGCAAACACAAGATATCTTCTTAGAGAGTGCTTTTTTCACACCGTTAGCCCTTGCTGGTAAAGCGCGTTCTTATGGCTTACACACGGATTCTTCGCATCGTTTCGAGCGTGGTGTTGATGCATCGTTGCAAGAGAAAGCCATTGAGCGTGCGACCCAGTTAGTGTTGGAGATTGCTGGCGGTCAAGTGGGTCCAATGACACAGGCGGTAAATGAAAGTGCTTTGCCAGTTGCTGCAGAAGTCACTTTACGTCGTCAAAAGTTGGATCAATATCTTGCAGTGTCTTTGGATAAAGATTTGGTGACGGATATCTTAACTCGTCTTGGTCTGGATATGGTGGAAGTAACGGATCAGGCTTGGGTGACGAAAGCGCCTTCTCATCGATTCGATATTGCCATTGAGGCGGACTTGATCGAAGAGGTTGCTCGTATTTACGGATACGATAATCTGCCTTCGTCCATGCCAACGGCTGCGGTTAACTTTACGCCATTGAGTGAATCCAAAACGCCGATTCAATCTTTGCGTTCTACCTTGGTCGCTCGTGGCTATCAAGAGGCGGTGACGTACAGCTTTATTGATCCGAGCTTGAGTAAGCAATTTTTGCCTGAAATCGAACCCGTTCCGTTAGAAAATCCGATCTCTGCGGATATGGGGGTCATGCGTCCAAGCTTGATTCCTGGTCTGGTGAAAGCGTATTTGTACAATCAGAACCGTCAGCAGTCTCGAGTGCGTTTGTTTGAAACGGGGCGTCGTTTTATCGGTACGGTTGAAGCGCTAGATGAGTTGGATCAACAGTTACAAATTTCAGGTTTGATTGCGGGTAGCCGTCATCCAGAAGCTTGGTATCACAACAATGAAAAAGTCGATTTTTATGATTTGAAATCGCATGTGGAAGCTCTGTTTGAGGTCAATAACGGTGGTCAGCCAACGTATCAGCGCTCTGAGTGTGAATTTTTGCACCCTGGGCGTTCTGCTGATGTGTATTTGGACGGTCAATTTGTTGGCATGATGGGGGAGTTACACCCTCAGTTAGCCAAATCCCTAGGGGCGAACCAAACGCTTTATGTGTTTGATATTGCCTTGGAAGCGGTATTGAATGCAAGGTTACCTGAATACAAAGCTGTGTCTCGTTTTCCTGAGGTGCGTCGTGATTTGGCCTTGTTGGTTGATCGCGCGGTGCCGGTTAGTGAGCTGGAAAAAGTCATCGTGGAATCCGCTGGTGATGCCTTCAAAGGAGTCTTGGTTTTTGATGTTTATCAGGGGCAAGGTATTGATGAATCGCAAAAAAGTGTCGCTTTGGGCTTGACGTGGCAGCATCCTTCACACACTCTTAGTGATGAAGAAGTAAACAACTCTGTCGAACAGACTGTGAAAGCACTGTCCGAACAATTGGGAGCCGTTGTAAGGGGGTAG
- a CDS encoding integration host factor subunit alpha, with the protein MGSLTKADLAENLVDSIGLSKKDAKDLVEGFFDVVRSSLVEREQVKLSGFGNFEVREKSQRPGRNPKTGEEIPITARTVVTFRPGQKLKSKVEDYMQE; encoded by the coding sequence ATGGGATCGTTGACGAAGGCAGATTTAGCTGAAAACTTAGTCGATTCAATTGGTCTTAGTAAAAAAGATGCAAAAGATTTGGTTGAAGGTTTTTTCGATGTGGTACGAAGCTCACTTGTAGAAAGAGAACAAGTTAAACTGTCGGGCTTTGGAAATTTTGAAGTTCGTGAGAAAAGTCAGCGACCAGGTCGAAACCCGAAAACAGGGGAAGAGATTCCTATCACGGCTCGTACTGTGGTGACCTTTAGGCCAGGGCAGAAGCTTAAGTCTAAAGTTGAAGACTACATGCAAGAGTGA
- a CDS encoding ABC transporter substrate-binding protein, which produces MKLPVWWLVGLSFFSDVLMAAPQEISLWRHMSSETVVRNSLAAIQRFNDSQNKWRVVPDLIPEASYTLSIRAAAQAELLPCIIAIDQPLVPNFAWRGFLHPLDGLLDDKVLASLNTTGKGVYNGRVYSVGGAEVALALFTTKSLLEKISVRYPTIDRPWNKTEFMAVLDAVKATGDYQYPLDMRAQDVTEWIPYAWAPLMLSWGADLIDRSDFMTVEGVLNSPEAIQFGLWIQSLVQDKYINAYPQNDNGFVNGDIGIQYGGSWSLTSYYNRFKEDLAVLPVPDFGHGARIGGGSWHWAMTESCSYPEAAKDLLTFLMTAEEQAAVSKVIGIFPTNANALELTDSYSEEGRWRMLFDFSKRFSILRPETPAYAVISSSYKKAISDILNDMPPKLAFDIAVENIKVAFERNQNYGAR; this is translated from the coding sequence ATGAAACTTCCGGTATGGTGGCTTGTTGGGCTAAGTTTTTTTTCCGATGTGTTAATGGCTGCACCGCAGGAGATATCGCTTTGGCGTCATATGTCCAGTGAAACTGTAGTAAGGAACTCATTGGCGGCCATTCAACGTTTTAATGACAGCCAGAATAAGTGGCGTGTGGTGCCTGATCTTATTCCTGAAGCATCTTACACTTTGTCTATAAGAGCGGCTGCTCAGGCAGAGTTGTTACCTTGTATTATAGCAATAGATCAACCGCTTGTTCCAAATTTTGCATGGAGAGGTTTTCTTCATCCATTGGATGGATTGTTGGATGATAAAGTATTGGCTTCTTTAAATACGACAGGAAAGGGAGTTTATAATGGCAGAGTCTACTCTGTAGGAGGAGCAGAGGTTGCTTTAGCCCTTTTTACGACTAAGTCTCTTCTTGAAAAAATTAGTGTTCGTTACCCGACCATAGATAGGCCATGGAATAAAACAGAATTTATGGCAGTGTTAGATGCCGTCAAAGCAACAGGGGATTACCAATACCCATTGGACATGAGAGCTCAAGACGTGACGGAATGGATTCCTTATGCTTGGGCGCCTTTGATGCTTTCGTGGGGGGCTGATCTTATCGATCGTAGTGACTTTATGACTGTCGAAGGCGTTCTGAACTCCCCAGAAGCAATACAGTTTGGTTTATGGATACAAAGCTTAGTGCAAGATAAGTATATTAATGCCTATCCACAAAACGATAATGGCTTTGTTAATGGTGACATTGGTATTCAATACGGTGGCTCATGGTCTTTAACTTCCTATTATAATCGATTCAAAGAAGATTTAGCGGTACTACCCGTTCCAGATTTTGGTCATGGCGCTAGGATCGGCGGTGGCTCATGGCATTGGGCGATGACCGAGTCATGTTCTTACCCTGAAGCCGCAAAAGATTTACTGACTTTTTTAATGACGGCGGAAGAGCAGGCTGCTGTGTCTAAAGTCATCGGTATTTTTCCGACAAATGCTAATGCTCTAGAACTAACAGACAGTTATTCAGAAGAAGGACGTTGGCGTATGTTGTTTGATTTTTCTAAACGTTTTTCAATATTGAGACCTGAAACACCCGCCTATGCAGTGATCTCTTCTAGTTATAAAAAAGCCATAAGTGATATCTTGAACGATATG